One window of the Sulfurospirillum arsenophilum NBRC 109478 genome contains the following:
- a CDS encoding D-alanyl-D-alanine carboxypeptidase family protein translates to MTQKILSLICGACIISTSLSASYLDKETADRIKRNTDSIIAKDLGTKQLLFAKDEQKINQPASLTKIMTAMLAIESGRMNEVVTITREMIQVEPTKAGLRVGEKFYLRDLVKAAMVMSANDAAMSIGVYLGDGDVDKFVVLMNKKAKMIGMKNTNFTNPCGFDIGHHYSTALDLLTLSEYAIKNNAFNDMAKLKRHDFQAVNTKRGYAAYTHNKLLNNYKYAVGIKTGYTQKAGPCLIARAKKDDRDILVVMLNSEHRWNDIKTIFEDVLPDITETRTAKKVVAPSKNSKKTASTKKKAHKIA, encoded by the coding sequence ATGACACAAAAAATTTTATCGCTTATCTGCGGCGCATGTATTATTTCAACTTCACTCAGCGCATCCTATCTTGATAAAGAGACCGCTGATCGTATTAAACGTAACACGGATTCTATCATTGCAAAAGACTTAGGCACGAAACAACTTCTCTTTGCTAAAGACGAACAAAAAATCAATCAACCAGCAAGCCTTACCAAAATTATGACAGCAATGTTGGCGATCGAAAGCGGAAGAATGAACGAAGTGGTAACCATCACGCGTGAGATGATCCAAGTAGAACCTACCAAAGCAGGTCTTAGAGTGGGTGAAAAATTTTACCTTAGAGACCTTGTCAAAGCAGCGATGGTGATGTCAGCGAATGATGCTGCCATGAGCATAGGCGTCTATTTAGGCGATGGCGATGTCGATAAATTTGTAGTGCTAATGAACAAAAAAGCTAAAATGATCGGTATGAAAAATACGAATTTTACCAACCCATGTGGTTTTGACATCGGTCACCACTACTCCACCGCACTCGATCTTTTAACACTCAGTGAATACGCTATTAAAAATAACGCCTTCAACGATATGGCAAAACTCAAACGTCATGATTTTCAAGCAGTCAATACCAAAAGAGGCTATGCTGCATACACCCATAATAAACTTCTTAACAACTATAAATATGCAGTAGGTATTAAAACAGGATATACGCAAAAAGCAGGCCCTTGTTTGATTGCAAGAGCTAAAAAAGATGATAGAGATATTTTAGTGGTTATGCTCAACTCTGAGCATCGATGGAATGACATCAAAACGATTTTTGAAGATGTTCTACCAGATATTACGGAAACAAGAACGGCTAAGAAAGTTGTAGCCCCTTCTAAAAACTCTAAGAAAACAGCATCAACCAAGAAAAAAGCACATAAAATAGCGTAG
- the proC gene encoding pyrroline-5-carboxylate reductase, with the protein MKLLLIGAGNMGGAMLQGLHVKDITVVEAYPPRVKELQALYPTIKIVEEIPSLEGYIVILAIKPQSFSTLHTKGIAEGIISIMAGVNLEKLKSSIMAKHYIRSMPNMAALVRKSATSLCGDVALKDEAIDVLSSIGRCFWLESEKELDIATGLAGSAPAWIALVAEALSDGAVNLGMKREITYQYIATLFEGVGEVLKSEHPAILKDKVMSPAGTTAAGYAKLEEGGVRDSFIKAMEASYERAKGFSK; encoded by the coding sequence ATGAAATTACTTTTAATTGGTGCAGGGAACATGGGTGGAGCGATGCTTCAAGGTTTACATGTAAAAGATATTACGGTGGTTGAAGCCTATCCTCCACGTGTTAAAGAGTTACAAGCACTCTATCCAACCATCAAAATTGTGGAGGAGATTCCTTCCTTAGAAGGCTACATTGTCATTCTTGCGATCAAACCTCAATCGTTTAGCACGCTTCACACCAAAGGCATTGCTGAGGGCATTATTTCTATTATGGCAGGTGTGAACTTGGAAAAACTCAAATCGAGCATTATGGCAAAGCATTACATTCGCTCTATGCCAAATATGGCAGCCCTTGTGCGCAAATCGGCGACATCTTTGTGTGGTGACGTTGCTTTAAAAGATGAGGCGATAGATGTTCTAAGCTCTATCGGTCGTTGCTTTTGGTTGGAGAGTGAAAAAGAGCTTGACATCGCAACAGGTCTTGCTGGTTCAGCGCCTGCGTGGATTGCTTTGGTTGCAGAAGCATTAAGCGATGGTGCGGTCAATCTTGGAATGAAGCGAGAGATCACGTATCAATACATTGCAACACTCTTTGAAGGTGTCGGTGAAGTGCTCAAAAGTGAACATCCTGCCATATTAAAAGATAAAGTGATGTCTCCAGCGGGGACAACAGCTGCAGGTTATGCAAAGCTTGAAGAAGGTGGCGTGCGAGACAGTTTCATCAAAGCGATGGAAGCATCGTATGAGAGAGCAAAGGGATTTTCAAAGTAA
- a CDS encoding ABC transporter permease yields MTFIMLAEAWSAMGANRLRTFLTMLGMVIGVGAVILMSSIGAGTQAKVKESIASMGSNLFIVLAGSMTSGGVRIGSGAVQTLTIGDATAIEEIDSISATAPVSSGSSQMVYQSANWNTQVTGTTPSFFQVRDWSLESGYPFMDSDVRGATRVVVLGKTVAQNLFGDEEPVGKTIRIKNSPYIVVGVLAKKGQSLDGRDQDDTAMVPITTAQTKLFGSQFKGTVRFIMVQGRSEDTMDKAEKEMTQLLRQRHKLRDSADDDFTIRNLTALANTAEETTKAMSLMLAAIASISLLVGGIGIMNIMLVSVTERTREIGIRIAIGAKQNHILLQFLLEALMISIIGCFIGVCVGVGGAYTVAHFFPISVVITQNSIIISFLVATGVGVFFGFYPARKAANLEPIEALRYQ; encoded by the coding sequence ATGACTTTTATAATGCTTGCAGAAGCGTGGAGTGCAATGGGAGCCAATAGGCTTCGTACCTTTTTAACGATGTTGGGTATGGTCATTGGTGTCGGTGCGGTTATTTTGATGTCTTCCATAGGGGCTGGAACGCAAGCAAAAGTTAAAGAGTCGATCGCTTCGATGGGAAGTAACCTTTTTATTGTTTTGGCTGGTTCTATGACCTCTGGCGGGGTTCGCATCGGAAGTGGTGCCGTGCAGACATTGACAATTGGTGATGCAACGGCAATAGAAGAGATCGATAGCATTTCAGCAACAGCTCCCGTCTCTTCAGGCTCATCACAAATGGTCTATCAGTCAGCAAACTGGAACACGCAAGTGACAGGGACAACGCCATCCTTCTTTCAGGTACGTGATTGGTCGCTTGAAAGTGGGTACCCTTTTATGGATTCGGATGTAAGAGGTGCGACCAGAGTGGTTGTTTTGGGTAAAACAGTTGCGCAAAATCTTTTTGGGGATGAAGAGCCTGTAGGTAAAACCATTCGTATCAAAAATAGCCCTTATATTGTGGTGGGTGTACTTGCCAAAAAAGGGCAAAGCTTAGATGGTAGAGATCAAGACGATACTGCGATGGTTCCGATCACCACCGCACAAACGAAGCTTTTTGGTAGTCAGTTTAAAGGTACGGTACGATTTATAATGGTGCAAGGGCGCTCAGAAGATACGATGGATAAGGCAGAAAAAGAGATGACACAGCTTCTTCGCCAGCGTCATAAACTGCGCGATAGTGCCGATGATGACTTTACGATTCGCAACCTCACAGCCCTTGCCAATACAGCAGAAGAAACAACCAAAGCCATGTCGTTGATGCTCGCAGCCATTGCGTCCATTTCGCTCTTGGTGGGTGGCATTGGCATTATGAACATCATGCTGGTTTCTGTTACGGAGCGTACACGTGAGATTGGTATTCGTATCGCGATTGGTGCGAAGCAAAATCATATTTTATTGCAATTTTTACTTGAAGCGTTGATGATTTCCATCATCGGTTGTTTTATTGGGGTGTGTGTGGGTGTGGGTGGGGCGTATACTGTAGCGCACTTTTTTCCCATTAGCGTGGTGATTACGCAAAATTCCATTATCATCTCTTTCTTAGTTGCAACAGGTGTTGGCGTATTTTTTGGGTTTTACCCAGCGCGAAAAGCAGCCAATCTTGAGCCTATTGAGGCATTGCGATACCAATAG
- a CDS encoding ABC transporter ATP-binding protein → MSEVIKITHLTKNYYTDAGEVCVLKGVDITINSGEFVAIMGPSGSGKSTFMNILGCLDKATSGEYFLNQTNTTSLSKNDLATLRNHIIGFVFQGFNLLPRKSLIDNVALPLVYAGISSAERKERAKEMLKSVGLEAFGTYLPTHISGGQQQRVAIARALVNKPKLILADEPTGNLDTKTSQEIMQLFSDLNEKEGITVVLVTHEPDIAAYAKRLVNFVDGKIQHDGPTARMEMAQ, encoded by the coding sequence ATGAGCGAAGTCATCAAAATCACGCACTTAACAAAAAATTATTACACCGATGCGGGTGAAGTGTGTGTGCTTAAAGGGGTTGATATAACCATAAACAGTGGCGAATTTGTAGCGATTATGGGACCTTCAGGTTCAGGTAAATCAACCTTTATGAATATCCTAGGTTGTCTTGATAAAGCAACCTCAGGAGAATACTTTTTAAATCAAACCAATACAACCTCTTTGAGCAAAAATGATCTCGCAACGCTTCGCAATCACATCATTGGCTTTGTATTTCAAGGTTTCAATCTGTTACCACGCAAAAGTTTGATTGATAATGTAGCCCTTCCTTTAGTTTATGCGGGGATAAGCTCTGCTGAACGAAAAGAGAGAGCAAAAGAGATGCTTAAAAGCGTTGGCTTGGAAGCCTTTGGAACCTACCTTCCTACGCATATCTCAGGCGGTCAGCAACAACGCGTTGCCATCGCTCGTGCCCTTGTCAATAAACCCAAACTCATTTTAGCAGATGAACCAACAGGAAATCTTGACACGAAAACGAGTCAAGAGATCATGCAACTTTTTAGTGATCTTAATGAAAAAGAGGGCATTACGGTTGTGTTGGTCACACATGAACCTGACATTGCTGCGTATGCCAAACGACTGGTGAATTTTGTCGATGGAAAGATCCAACACGATGGACCAACCGCGCGAATGGAGATGGCACAATGA
- a CDS encoding efflux RND transporter periplasmic adaptor subunit, with translation MNFVTKILLHKFTILIVLIAVGFGGYKAWEIYTKPPLEAKYKFHTLELGDITQSVAANGTLNPLVLVTVGTQVSGKVIKLYVDFNDRVKEGQILAELDPALLDAQAAQSAANVKSAEASLELAVANEKRARELFAKEYISKQDLDSSVQALKAARAALDLARAQSQKDRTNQGYTIIRSPVSGVVVDRQIDVGQTVAASLQAPVLFKIAQDLREMQIDSNFAEADIGRIKVGQNVNFSVDAFPNVSFSGVVKQVRLNATTVSNVVTYDVVVTLQNPDEILAPGMTAYVNVIIAEKKETLVVPNAALRYKPTENVTKEVSEAQKQQNGMRAKKEKREPNMGVLYVFENGVPKAVKVATGITDNRFTEVITDTLKVGDKIILEETKATAKASTAGSPMGRPF, from the coding sequence ATGAACTTTGTAACAAAAATACTTTTACATAAATTTACCATTTTGATCGTCCTCATAGCCGTAGGTTTTGGCGGATACAAGGCTTGGGAAATCTATACAAAACCACCGCTTGAAGCAAAGTATAAATTTCATACGTTGGAGCTGGGTGACATCACTCAAAGTGTCGCCGCAAATGGCACACTTAACCCTTTAGTCTTGGTAACGGTAGGTACACAAGTTTCAGGTAAAGTCATTAAACTCTATGTGGATTTTAACGATAGAGTGAAAGAGGGACAGATTTTAGCGGAGCTTGATCCTGCTCTTTTAGATGCCCAAGCAGCGCAAAGTGCCGCGAATGTGAAAAGTGCTGAAGCCTCTTTAGAGCTTGCTGTGGCAAACGAAAAACGGGCTCGGGAGTTATTTGCTAAAGAGTACATTTCCAAACAAGATTTGGACTCTTCTGTACAAGCGCTTAAAGCGGCACGTGCCGCTCTTGATTTAGCCCGCGCGCAGTCTCAAAAAGATCGTACCAATCAAGGCTATACGATTATTCGCTCCCCCGTTTCAGGTGTCGTAGTGGATCGCCAGATCGACGTAGGACAAACGGTTGCGGCAAGCTTACAAGCACCGGTACTTTTTAAAATTGCGCAAGATCTTAGAGAGATGCAGATCGATTCCAACTTTGCAGAAGCAGACATCGGGCGCATCAAAGTAGGGCAGAATGTCAACTTCTCGGTTGATGCGTTTCCTAATGTCTCGTTTAGTGGCGTTGTTAAACAAGTCAGGCTGAATGCTACCACGGTTTCGAATGTCGTAACCTATGATGTCGTTGTGACACTTCAAAATCCTGATGAAATCTTAGCCCCTGGTATGACAGCGTATGTCAATGTCATTATTGCAGAGAAGAAAGAGACTTTGGTTGTCCCAAATGCCGCACTTCGTTACAAACCAACGGAAAATGTCACAAAAGAGGTTTCTGAAGCTCAAAAACAACAAAATGGCATGAGAGCTAAAAAAGAGAAAAGAGAACCCAATATGGGCGTCTTGTATGTGTTTGAAAATGGTGTGCCAAAAGCGGTTAAAGTAGCTACGGGCATTACCGATAATCGGTTTACAGAGGTCATTACCGATACTCTTAAAGTAGGGGATAAAATCATCCTTGAAGAGACAAAAGCTACTGCAAAAGCAAGTACAGCAGGTAGCCCAATGGGAAGACCGTTCTAA